CTCCGCCATTCTCATGCGGCGCATAGCCAAGCTGTGCCGAGAGCTTTCGGGTAAAAGCCAGCAGGGCCTTCGCATCGGCGCTCTTGGGGCCGATGTCGAGAACGCCCGTGGGGCCGATCAGCGTGATGGCGAGCTGCATCTGTCCACTGTAATCGAAGACGGGAGCTGCAATGCCGTTGATGCCCGTGACGGGCTTGCTCTCGGTGGTCGCGTAGCCGAGCCGTCTGGCGGTTGCCACTTCGGCTTCCAGCTCCTTGCGCGAGGTCGGCGCGCCGACGCCCTGGATGCGGGCGCCTTTGCGGAGCTCCTCGGCCAATTGCGCCTCGACGATCTTCGGAGGCATGAACGCGGCGAAGACCTTGCCGGTGGCCGTGCCGGTGATCGAGAAGACGGTTCCGGTCCGCACGTTCACATGGACCTGATCGCTGCCTTCCTGGACCTGGACGATGGTGGCGCCGTGGGTTCCCCATACGGCGATGGTCACCATGAGGCCGATCTCTTCGGCGAATTCGACGACCGCATGCGCGGCGAGGCGCAGAGGATCGAAGCTTCGCAGGCGCGCGATGCCGAGCTGCAGGGCGAAGGGGCCGAGCAGATAGCGCCCGCTCGCCGCATCCTGCTCGACGAGCTCCAGCTTGCGGAAGCTGACGAGATAGGCATGCGCCTGGGCCGGTGCGACATCCGCCAGGGTGGCCAATTCGCGCAGCATCAAGGGCTTTCCCGCCTTGACCAGCGCCGCGAGGATCCTGCCCCCGACCTCGACCGATTGTACGCCGCGTCCGTCGATACTCATGGCTCAATCCAATCTTTCCCAAGGCAGCGGCGTCACGCCGTGCCGTGGGATACCCCAAGATAGGCCGCGCGAACCTTCGGATCGTGAAGGAGCTGCTGCCCTGTTCCGGACAATGTCACATTGCCGGTCTCAAGAACATAGGCCCTGTCCGCGATGGCCAGTGCCATATTGGCCATCTGTTCCACAAGAAGGATTGTGATGCCGGACCGGCGCAAAGATACGATGATGTCGAAGATTTCCTGGATG
This region of Microvirga mediterraneensis genomic DNA includes:
- a CDS encoding IclR family transcriptional regulator; the encoded protein is MSIDGRGVQSVEVGGRILAALVKAGKPLMLRELATLADVAPAQAHAYLVSFRKLELVEQDAASGRYLLGPFALQLGIARLRSFDPLRLAAHAVVEFAEEIGLMVTIAVWGTHGATIVQVQEGSDQVHVNVRTGTVFSITGTATGKVFAAFMPPKIVEAQLAEELRKGARIQGVGAPTSRKELEAEVATARRLGYATTESKPVTGINGIAAPVFDYSGQMQLAITLIGPTGVLDIGPKSADAKALLAFTRKLSAQLGYAPHENGGASSEEGAEIVMAPVAKRRRRA